The following coding sequences lie in one Myxococcus xanthus genomic window:
- a CDS encoding putative ABC transporter permease, whose translation MLSRFLVYGCVGWVLEVMFTGTGAALKKDRNATARTYLWMHPIYGGTALALEEVSARLKPLPRPLRALAYTGLIFGAEYGTGWLLKRLLGRCPWDYAPHKWSVHGLIRLDYAPAWYLTALLFEPVRDTLLHVTSAALRQTPEYRDAEAQGTLPPTALPEEKPLEAGVVAARLESVQAEPTPIP comes from the coding sequence GTGCTTTCAAGATTCCTCGTCTACGGGTGTGTGGGTTGGGTGCTCGAGGTGATGTTCACCGGCACGGGGGCCGCGCTGAAGAAGGACCGGAACGCCACGGCGCGCACGTACCTCTGGATGCATCCCATCTACGGAGGCACGGCCCTGGCGCTGGAGGAGGTCTCCGCCCGGCTCAAGCCCCTGCCCCGGCCGCTGCGGGCGCTGGCCTACACGGGGCTCATCTTCGGCGCGGAGTACGGCACGGGCTGGCTGCTCAAGCGCCTGCTCGGACGCTGCCCGTGGGACTACGCGCCGCACAAGTGGAGCGTGCACGGCCTCATCCGGCTGGATTACGCCCCAGCCTGGTACCTTACCGCCCTGTTGTTCGAGCCCGTGCGTGACACGCTGCTCCACGTCACCAGCGCGGCCCTGCGCCAGACGCCCGAGTACCGCGACGCCGAGGCCCAGGGGACGCTGCCGCCCACGGCGCTCCCCGAGGAGAAGCCGCTGGAGGCGGGGGTGGTGGCGGCGCGCCTCGAGTCGGTGCAGGCCGAGCCCACGCCTATTCCCTGA
- a CDS encoding rod shape-determining protein produces MFDWLHTLFSRDLAIDLGTANTLIYIRGQGIVSNEPSVVAVQHDSRGGKKVLAVGKEAKEMLGRTPGNIVAIRPMKDGVIADFEITAAMLRYFIQSAHNRKTLVNPRIIIGIPSGITEVERRAVREAAANAGAREVYLIEQPMAAAIGAGLPVTEPSGNMIVDIGGGTSDVAVISLAGIVFAKSVRIGGDKLDEAIIQYVKRKYNLLIGERTAELIKMGIGTAYPTDEVMTMEIKGRDLVAGVPRTLTVSSDEVRDALAEPVNGIVEAVKLTLERTPPELAGDIADRGIVLAGGGALLKNLDTLLREETGLPVFLAEDPLSAVVIGAGKALESLDILRQVCQPG; encoded by the coding sequence ATGTTTGACTGGCTTCACACCCTCTTCTCGCGTGACCTCGCCATCGACCTCGGCACGGCGAACACGCTCATCTACATCCGAGGCCAGGGCATCGTCTCCAACGAGCCCTCGGTGGTGGCCGTCCAGCATGACTCGCGCGGGGGCAAGAAGGTCCTCGCGGTGGGCAAGGAAGCCAAGGAAATGCTCGGGCGCACCCCGGGCAACATCGTTGCCATCCGTCCGATGAAGGATGGCGTCATCGCGGACTTCGAAATCACGGCCGCGATGCTGCGCTACTTCATCCAGAGCGCGCACAACCGCAAGACGCTCGTCAACCCGCGCATCATCATCGGCATCCCCTCCGGCATCACCGAGGTGGAGCGCCGCGCGGTGCGCGAGGCGGCGGCCAACGCGGGCGCCCGCGAGGTCTACCTCATCGAGCAGCCCATGGCGGCGGCCATTGGCGCGGGCCTTCCGGTGACCGAGCCCAGCGGCAACATGATTGTGGACATCGGCGGTGGCACGTCCGACGTCGCGGTCATCAGCCTCGCCGGCATCGTGTTCGCCAAGAGCGTGCGCATCGGCGGCGACAAGCTGGACGAGGCCATCATCCAGTACGTCAAGCGCAAGTACAACCTGCTCATCGGTGAGCGCACGGCGGAGCTCATCAAGATGGGCATCGGCACCGCGTACCCGACGGACGAGGTCATGACCATGGAGATCAAGGGTCGCGACCTGGTGGCCGGCGTGCCGCGCACGCTGACGGTGTCCAGCGACGAAGTGCGTGACGCGCTGGCGGAGCCCGTCAACGGCATCGTCGAGGCGGTGAAGCTGACGCTGGAGCGCACTCCGCCCGAGCTCGCTGGCGACATCGCCGACCGCGGCATCGTCCTGGCCGGTGGCGGCGCGCTGCTGAAGAACCTGGACACGCTGCTGCGCGAGGAGACGGGCCTGCCCGTGTTCCTCGCCGAGGACCCGCTCTCCGCCGTCGTGATTGGCGCGGGCAAGGCGTTGGAGTCGCTCGACATCCTCCGGCAGGTCTGCCAGCCGGGCTGA
- a CDS encoding glutathione S-transferase family protein, whose product MRTLYGLSYSPWTEKTRWALDHHRVAYRYREHLPLIGEPLLRWRTPRGVRPAVPLLIDEGEAFPGSFVIARRAEELGQGEPLFPAADLPVIQRWEDDSEQVLSAARAKVVAALLENRQAQVESLPAFLPMGLRTVLAPSARLGARFVARKHQAPADIAAAVHEKVIPTLERLREALSGRDYLLSRFSYADITAALMLQFVRAADDGYLPLGPGTRAVWSDAALASRFPDLLEWRDGLYAKHRRP is encoded by the coding sequence ATGCGCACACTCTACGGACTCAGTTACTCGCCCTGGACGGAGAAGACCCGTTGGGCGTTGGACCACCACCGCGTCGCCTATCGCTACCGCGAACACCTGCCGCTCATCGGTGAGCCGCTGCTGCGCTGGCGCACGCCGCGTGGTGTGAGGCCCGCCGTGCCATTGCTCATCGACGAGGGCGAGGCCTTTCCCGGCTCGTTCGTCATCGCGCGGCGCGCGGAGGAACTGGGGCAGGGGGAGCCACTCTTCCCCGCCGCGGACCTCCCGGTGATTCAGCGCTGGGAGGACGACAGCGAGCAGGTGCTCTCCGCGGCGCGCGCCAAGGTGGTGGCGGCGTTGCTAGAGAATCGTCAGGCCCAGGTGGAGAGCCTCCCCGCCTTCCTGCCCATGGGGCTCCGGACTGTCCTGGCGCCGTCCGCGAGGCTGGGCGCGCGCTTCGTGGCCCGCAAGCACCAGGCGCCCGCGGACATCGCCGCCGCCGTTCATGAGAAGGTCATCCCCACGCTGGAGCGCCTGCGTGAAGCCCTGAGCGGCCGGGACTACCTGCTGTCGCGTTTCAGCTACGCGGACATCACGGCCGCGCTGATGCTCCAGTTCGTGAGGGCGGCGGACGACGGCTACCTTCCCCTGGGCCCCGGCACGCGAGCGGTGTGGAGCGACGCGGCGCTCGCCTCCCGCTTCCCGGACCTGCTCGAGTGGCGGGACGGCCTCTATGCGAAGCACCGCCGTCCCTGA
- a CDS encoding zinc-dependent alcohol dehydrogenase family protein, giving the protein MGGTMKRWQATQAGRAHLELAEVAIPSPGAGEVLIRVSAVSLNYREKLMLDGGGYLTAHQPFTPASDMAGVVVAAGTGVQRFKEGARVIANFQTDWVEGPVPRGTVRSLGGNAPGVLAEYVVMPEQWLVASPATLDDVQASTLPCAGLTAWTSLVELGGLRPGHTVVTQGTGGVSLFAVQLAAAMGAEVIVLSGDEDKLARVKALGAAHGIHRRHTPEWHTAVLELTRGAGADHILELVGGDNLGRSVKALASDGRVSLIGVFEGFESRFPVQPLFLSSGVIQGIFVGHRRGLENLVRAVDRLALKPVVDTVYSLDALPTALEHLDRGPFGKLVITA; this is encoded by the coding sequence ATGGGCGGAACGATGAAGCGTTGGCAGGCGACGCAGGCGGGACGGGCGCACCTGGAACTGGCGGAGGTGGCGATTCCCTCTCCGGGTGCCGGTGAGGTGTTGATTCGCGTGTCGGCGGTCTCCCTCAACTACCGCGAGAAGCTGATGCTCGACGGGGGCGGCTACCTGACGGCGCACCAGCCCTTCACGCCGGCGTCGGACATGGCGGGCGTGGTGGTCGCGGCGGGCACGGGCGTGCAGCGCTTCAAGGAAGGGGCGCGCGTCATCGCCAACTTCCAGACGGACTGGGTGGAGGGGCCCGTGCCGCGTGGGACGGTGCGCAGCCTGGGCGGAAACGCGCCGGGCGTTCTGGCGGAGTACGTCGTCATGCCGGAGCAGTGGCTGGTGGCGTCTCCCGCGACACTGGATGACGTGCAGGCGAGCACGTTGCCGTGCGCCGGCCTCACCGCGTGGACGTCCCTGGTGGAGCTGGGCGGGCTGCGTCCGGGGCACACGGTGGTGACGCAGGGCACGGGAGGTGTGTCCCTGTTCGCGGTGCAGCTTGCCGCCGCCATGGGCGCGGAGGTCATCGTGCTTTCGGGGGACGAGGACAAGCTGGCCCGCGTGAAGGCCCTGGGCGCCGCGCACGGCATCCATCGTCGTCACACCCCGGAGTGGCACACGGCGGTGCTTGAGTTGACGCGAGGCGCGGGGGCCGACCACATCCTGGAGTTGGTGGGTGGGGACAACCTGGGCCGGTCGGTGAAGGCGCTCGCGTCGGATGGGCGCGTCTCGCTCATCGGCGTGTTCGAGGGCTTCGAGAGCCGCTTCCCGGTGCAGCCCTTGTTCCTGAGCTCCGGCGTCATCCAGGGCATCTTCGTCGGACACCGGCGCGGGCTGGAGAACCTGGTGCGCGCGGTGGACCGGCTGGCATTGAAGCCCGTGGTCGACACTGTCTATTCGCTCGATGCGCTGCCCACGGCGCTCGAACATCTGGACCGCGGGCCGTTTGGCAAACTGGTCATCACGGCTTGA